The DNA sequence CACGGTGTCGTCCCGCTCCCCCGAGGCCCTCGCCCGCGACAAGCGCACGATCCGCGCCTCGGCCGGCAAGTCGTATCTCAAGCTGGAATGGTGCGACCGCGAGCACCACCGGGCCTTCGTGAACACGCTGCCGTTCGCCACGGGCATCCGCCGCTGACAAGGCATCACCCCCACCGCGACCACCCGCAGAAGACCCACAACCGCCCCACCACCCCAACCACTCCAACAACCGCGACAACCGCGACAACCGCAACCAGAGAGGGCACCCCACCATGCGAGACCCCCTGTCCGCATTGTCGGATGCCTTCACCTCGTTCCTCTTCGGCAAGGTGGAGACGACCCGCCTCCCCGTCCGTACGTCGACGGGCCAGGCCCAGGCCGTCTACCTCCCCACCGCCGCCCCCGGCCTCGGCGACTCCGGCGTGATCATCGGCCGCGAGGTCTACAGCGGGAAGGGCTACATCTACGACCCCTTCCAGCTGTACGGGCAACAGCTCCCCGCCCCCCACTGGCTCGTCCTCGGCGAGTCCGGCAACGGCAAGTCCGCACTGGAGAAGACCTACGTCCTGCGCCAACTCCGCTTCCGTGACCGGCAGGTCGTCGTCCTCGACGCCCAGGGCGAGGACGGCGTCGGCGAATGGAACCTCATCGCCCAGGAGCTGGGCATAACCCCCATCCGGCTGGACCCCACCGCAGCGCTCAACGGCGGCATCCGGCTCAACCCCCTCGACCCCTCCATCACCACCACCGGCCAGCTCGCCCTGCTCCGTACGATCATCGAAGTCGCGATGGGCCACGGGCTCGACGAGCGTTCCGGCTTCGCGCTGAAGGTGGCCCACGCCTACGTCACCGCGACCATCACCGAGCGCCAGCCGGTCCTGATGGACATCGTGGAGCAGCTGCGCCATCCGGAGCCCGAGTCCGCCGAGGCGATGAACGTCGACATAGACGATGTACGGGCCTGGGGCCTGGACGTCGCCCTGGTCCTGGACCGCCTGGTCGACGGTGACCTGCGCGGCATGTTCGACGGCCCCACGGCCGCCGGCATCGACCTCGACGCGCCCCTCATCGTCTTCGACCTCTCGCACATCGACCGCAACTCGATCGCGATGCCGATCCTGATGGCGATCGTCGGCGTCTGGCTGGAGCACACCTGGATCAGGCCGGACCGCAAGAAGCGCATCTTCCTGGTCGAAGAGGCGTGGCACATCATCAACTCCCCGTTCGTCGCCCAGCTCTTCCAGCGCCTGCTGAAGTTCGGACGCCGGCTCGGCCTCTCGTTCGTCGCCGTCGTCCACCACCTCAGCGACGTGGTGGACGGAGCAGCGGCGAAGGAAGCGGCGGCCATCCTCAAAATGGCCTCCACCCGCACGATCTACGCCCAGAAATCGGACGAGGCCAGAGCGACCGGCCGGGTCATCGGCCTACCCCGCTGGGCCGTCGAGATCATCCCGACCCTCACCCCCGGCATCGCCGTCTGGGACGTCAACGGCAACGTCCAGGTCGTCAAACACCTGATCACCGAAGCCGAACGCCCCCTGGTCTTCACCGACCGCGCCATGACCGAGGGATCGGCGGACGACATGCTCCCCGACGACATCCGCGCCGCCGAACTGGAGGCGGAGCAACGGGCGGCCCGGATCGAACACCAGCAACGGATGAACGAGTCGTCAGAGTCAACGGTGGCCTGACATGGCACGTCAGCCGGCGCGGGGCCGGGACAACGGGCCCGCCCACCACGACGGTTACGCCGGCCGCCCCCAGGGCGGCGGCATCCCGGACGGCCTGCTGATCGGTCTCCTGGGCCTCCTCCTCGCCGCCACCCTGGTCGCCTGGACGGCCGCCGGCCTGGCCGGGCTCCTCGCCCACGGGGCCTGGCCGGACGGCGTGACGTTCACCCGGTCCCCGCTCGCCCTGCGCGAACTGGCCACCGCCCCCCAGGACCTCGCCGCGGCCTGGCCGGGGACGCCCCCGGCGCAGCTCTCCGGATACGGCCTGTTCTGGGGCCTGTTCATCGGCGAACTGATGGTGCTGCTGGTCCTCGCGGTGTTCACGCTCGGAGTCGTGGCCCGTGGCCGTGCCGTACGGGAGCGGCGCCGCGAGGAACGAGCCTTCGGAACGCACGGGAAGCAGCCCCCCGCCGTAAGAGCGTCACCGGCCACAGAGCCGACACCGGCACCCGGCCACACAGCCGAGAACACCCCCGCGGCCGAACGCACGCCCGCTCCCGCCAGGGGAGACGCACGACACTTCACCCCCGAGGCACCGGAGGCACCGGAGGCACAGGCACCCGAGGCACCCGGAGCACCGGCGGCCCCCAGTCCCTCTGCAACATTCGGGTCCCCA is a window from the Streptomyces sp. MMBL 11-1 genome containing:
- a CDS encoding ATP-binding protein — its product is MRDPLSALSDAFTSFLFGKVETTRLPVRTSTGQAQAVYLPTAAPGLGDSGVIIGREVYSGKGYIYDPFQLYGQQLPAPHWLVLGESGNGKSALEKTYVLRQLRFRDRQVVVLDAQGEDGVGEWNLIAQELGITPIRLDPTAALNGGIRLNPLDPSITTTGQLALLRTIIEVAMGHGLDERSGFALKVAHAYVTATITERQPVLMDIVEQLRHPEPESAEAMNVDIDDVRAWGLDVALVLDRLVDGDLRGMFDGPTAAGIDLDAPLIVFDLSHIDRNSIAMPILMAIVGVWLEHTWIRPDRKKRIFLVEEAWHIINSPFVAQLFQRLLKFGRRLGLSFVAVVHHLSDVVDGAAAKEAAAILKMASTRTIYAQKSDEARATGRVIGLPRWAVEIIPTLTPGIAVWDVNGNVQVVKHLITEAERPLVFTDRAMTEGSADDMLPDDIRAAELEAEQRAARIEHQQRMNESSESTVA